In the Treponema maltophilum ATCC 51939 genome, GTCGCCTTCGTTCAGCGCCATTACACATACGACAAAAAAAGGAAACTCAAACATAATATCGTATTGTCTCGCCAGCAAAAAAGCTTCCGCTTCGCTTGAACACGGTTTTTCTATAAGGCGTGCTAAAAACAAACCGTTTAAGGTATCCTGTCGCGATTGCAATTTTGCCATTTGTATATTTTTTTCATTCATTAAGTTATTGATCTTTTGCGATATTGCTTTTATCGTATCTTCTTCCGCAAGCGGATCTATGCCGATTTGTTTTAACAAAAGATTCAGCGGCTTTAGATTTTTAAGACTGATAAAATACGAAAGGGATAAAGCTGCAAGACATATTACCGAAAACGATATTATGCATATACTCAAAAGTACATACAGCGGCCTGAAAATATCGTTATATGAATAAAAGGACACATATCGAAGATTCGGAGAGAAGGAAGACGATACAATAAAAATATCGGAAAAAGGTTTCCGAAGCAAAAAATTTCCGTCGGCAAACGCATGTATTATGTGCTCCGAACCGGTATAATCGACTAATTGATTATCGAATAAAATACCGTATGCTTTATAGTTTACATCGGAAGATATGCTTTGAGTTATATTTTTTAATAATTCATTCGTACGTAATTTTATTACGATATAACCGGTTTTTTCTCCTTGATAATATAATAATTTTACATAATATAATTGCGATTTGTCGTCGGCGGCGACTGCAATAAAACCGCTGTTGCTTTGCGCAACAAAAGCCTTTTCATCAATATGCATCACAAAAAAATCGTTTTCCAACATGCAATATGATTGTACGGGGAAACAGCCTAAATTCCCGATAATCAAATTCGCGTACGGATAACAAATATAAATACTACCTATCGCAGAATGGATATTTTTATAATCCTGCAATTGATTGGTAAACGTATACAATTCTTCAGAATATCTCTCTTTTGTATTTTTAATTTTTTTCATACGGATATTAACCGGATGTAAATCCAAGGCAAAAACATATTTTTGTATTTCCAACAAAACGGTATCTATCGTACTCTTCGTAAATTCCGCCGTATTTACCGCATTTGCAAGTAAAGTATCTTTTAACGAAAATAAAATAAAAGCCGACACCAGTGAACAAAAGAAAAGAACAAGTGCCGCAACGAGCATTATCGATTTTATCCACTGCCGACTTGTTTTCGGGATTCGTATAAGCATTCGCCCTTCATTCCGTATATGAGCGTATACATGTATTGATTTTATAACGTAATTGCGTTAAATATTCGCTTTCCAAAGGATATTTGGTAAAAGTTATCGGATAATCGAGTCCTTCATGAATTATGTCGCATACCTTTGAACGCCCTGCAAGAGATTCCGCTTTTTGCAGCGCGCGCAAATCCGCAAAAGCTTCCATTTGTACTTCATTTCTGATCGAAGCATATGCGCTGCCGTCCGGTGCGGGATACACTAAAAACGCATCGCCGGAAGGAAAGGCAAAACCGCAATCGGTAGTAATAAAAGGGTTAATGTGTTTTTTTGAAAACTGCGTATTGTAAAAATTAAAACCCCAATGTAAAAAGCCTTTTATATTATACAGATACAACAATACGCCCATTATTCTGTTCCGCGAACTCGGCATGGAAAAAAATCTGTTAGGTACGTCAACGCTTTGCGAAACACAATAATACACCCACAAGTCTTTAACTTTGTGATCTATAAAAGGTTGAATATGATCATTTGAAGGAATCGGATGCGAAACCACTCCTTTTTTATAAAAATCATAGCTTGAAAGCGCATCCATAACCGTATAGCCCTTGAGCAGGGGTATTATAATTTTTTTTGCTTTAAGATATGAACGCAGATGCTGTTCATGCGGTTCATCCGATACATGAAATATTATATGTTTTTTATCGAAGCCTTCGTCATGCAATACCCGTATAAGTTCGGGAATAAAAGCGGTTAAGAATTTTTTATATGCAGCCGAGTCGGCAGCCGTGTGCCAGCCGAACAGTTTTGTTTCAACACCGTCCACGTTTGCCATTATTTTAGGCGTCGATTCCGCACCCCATTGCGTAAAAAAGTGTGCAATTTCAAGATAGGTAATTCCTTCTTTTTTGCACAACCTGCACCAGCGTTCCAATAAAGTAAAATTAAATGAATAAACGCCCTTGGTCTTTGTAACGGATACCAATTGTACCGTTGTTCGTTCCCCGCCGACGGCGGTATCCAAAGGCGGTGTAAATATAGGCGTTAAAAGCATATTGATTCCGCAATCGTGTGCCGCGGCGTGTATAAAATTGCCTATTATTTTCCAGTGAGCTTCGGAAAAAACCGGCACTGCATAAAAGTCGGCAAGACAATCCGTGTGGAACCATTCGGTATGAATAAGTTTTTGCCCGGGCAGCTCGCAGTCTATTACTTCAAGATCCGCATATAATTCTTTCGATAGAGACGTATTGCTCTCTGAACGAACGGCAACACAAAGCCGATAATTTCCGGCCTTTGCGGAAGATAAATCCACGTCGATCCACACGCTCCCGAACTGATCGGAAACGGGTT is a window encoding:
- a CDS encoding helix-turn-helix domain-containing protein codes for the protein MLIRIPKTSRQWIKSIMLVAALVLFFCSLVSAFILFSLKDTLLANAVNTAEFTKSTIDTVLLEIQKYVFALDLHPVNIRMKKIKNTKERYSEELYTFTNQLQDYKNIHSAIGSIYICYPYANLIIGNLGCFPVQSYCMLENDFFVMHIDEKAFVAQSNSGFIAVAADDKSQLYYVKLLYYQGEKTGYIVIKLRTNELLKNITQSISSDVNYKAYGILFDNQLVDYTGSEHIIHAFADGNFLLRKPFSDIFIVSSSFSPNLRYVSFYSYNDIFRPLYVLLSICIISFSVICLAALSLSYFISLKNLKPLNLLLKQIGIDPLAEEDTIKAISQKINNLMNEKNIQMAKLQSRQDTLNGLFLARLIEKPCSSEAEAFLLARQYDIMFEFPFFVVCVMALNEGDRAQYDKELIRFFKEYDYEAAVICKNNAYVILLNSEQFKTSSFFYTIIKKAADIFPKDIQFAAGIGLCYDTLKDIPASYKEALEALNNSLQVCTDNVFCYNRTETDNDRYDDFQKTLSALKKNETAGMLLAQKAKEIIERDFKDPLFGTYRIAEELGISNSYLSTVFKNTYAIGTVQYITQLRISEAKQLLFTTDSDVKEIALAVGFSSDISFIRVFKKYESTTPGTLRKKK
- a CDS encoding DUF4091 domain-containing protein, translated to MSAFEFFLASSLEKVFADSRPKPLYDYTFNGLIGDRIAFQLVYSVHGNHGRSPLPEFDVTVSGIDVPVRLRDVISVPSHYPVTDKRDKNYLRTAPGLYPDLLVPSSGKIKPVSDQFGSVWIDVDLSSAKAGNYRLCVAVRSESNTSLSKELYADLEVIDCELPGQKLIHTEWFHTDCLADFYAVPVFSEAHWKIIGNFIHAAAHDCGINMLLTPIFTPPLDTAVGGERTTVQLVSVTKTKGVYSFNFTLLERWCRLCKKEGITYLEIAHFFTQWGAESTPKIMANVDGVETKLFGWHTAADSAAYKKFLTAFIPELIRVLHDEGFDKKHIIFHVSDEPHEQHLRSYLKAKKIIIPLLKGYTVMDALSSYDFYKKGVVSHPIPSNDHIQPFIDHKVKDLWVYYCVSQSVDVPNRFFSMPSSRNRIMGVLLYLYNIKGFLHWGFNFYNTQFSKKHINPFITTDCGFAFPSGDAFLVYPAPDGSAYASIRNEVQMEAFADLRALQKAESLAGRSKVCDIIHEGLDYPITFTKYPLESEYLTQLRYKINTCIRSYTE